From Enterococcus mundtii, the proteins below share one genomic window:
- a CDS encoding heavy metal-binding domain-containing protein, with translation MAQFKPSAVDGVDDPRINEVVLSTGNINQKYIVRDIVFVAECIEGDLFDPTFNSDDMFLTTKQKLKKKVLDYGANAVINCHFEYQQKPRDGKQIIELFAYGTVIQFVQTTIG, from the coding sequence ATGGCCCAATTTAAGCCTAGTGCAGTAGACGGAGTAGATGATCCACGAATCAATGAAGTGGTGTTATCGACAGGGAATATCAATCAAAAATATATCGTCAGAGATATCGTATTTGTCGCAGAATGTATCGAAGGGGACTTATTCGACCCTACATTCAATAGTGATGACATGTTCTTGACAACAAAACAAAAATTAAAAAAGAAAGTGCTAGATTATGGCGCAAATGCAGTCATCAATTGTCACTTTGAATATCAACAAAAACCCCGAGATGGCAAACAGATCATCGAACTTTTTGCTTACGGTACCGTGATCCAATTTGTCCAGACAACGATTGGCTAA
- the rnpA gene encoding ribonuclease P protein component: protein MKKAYRVKKEREFQAVFQTGASFANRKFVVYRLEKKEQPHFRVGLSVGKKVGNAVCRNEVKRKIRAAIYSLKEEIEPELDFIVIARPSIKGLTYDEIRSNLVHVLKLAKIIDREEKSK from the coding sequence ATGAAAAAAGCGTATCGAGTGAAAAAAGAACGAGAGTTCCAAGCGGTGTTTCAAACCGGCGCTTCCTTTGCTAACCGTAAGTTTGTCGTGTACCGTTTAGAAAAGAAGGAACAACCGCATTTTCGTGTTGGCTTATCTGTAGGTAAGAAAGTCGGAAACGCTGTATGTCGCAATGAAGTAAAACGAAAAATCCGTGCGGCGATCTATTCATTGAAAGAAGAGATCGAGCCGGAATTAGATTTTATTGTGATTGCTAGACCAAGCATCAAAGGACTGACTTACGATGAGATTCGCTCCAACTTAGTCCATGTCTTAAAGCTTGCAAAAATAATCGACAGAGAGGAAAAGAGTAAGTGA
- a CDS encoding YidC/Oxa1 family membrane protein insertase, with translation MKKYKRLLLMAGLVGLIIVLSGCGTGEVSAQSTGIWDRYIVYYFAEAIKALSFGNVGIGIILFTIIIRVILLPLMHFQTKSMRKTQELQPKLKAIQQEYSSKDPETQSKLREAQQRLYAENGVNPYAGCLPLLVQMPILMALWQSISRVPALSQGHFLWLNLGNADPTFILPVLAAIFTFASTYLSSMSQVESNASLKVMNFAMPVMILVMGVNLASGLSLYWVVSNAFQVFQTLLINNPFKIKREREEEAQRIREKERALRKAQSPKKKRKK, from the coding sequence GTGAAGAAATACAAACGTTTACTTTTGATGGCCGGACTTGTCGGTCTGATCATCGTCTTATCCGGTTGTGGAACTGGAGAAGTCAGCGCACAAAGTACAGGAATTTGGGATCGCTACATTGTTTATTATTTTGCAGAAGCGATTAAAGCATTGTCATTTGGAAATGTTGGGATCGGGATCATTTTATTCACGATCATCATTCGCGTAATTTTATTACCATTAATGCATTTCCAAACAAAAAGTATGCGTAAGACCCAAGAACTTCAACCAAAACTAAAAGCGATCCAACAAGAATATAGTTCAAAAGATCCTGAAACACAAAGTAAGTTAAGAGAAGCACAACAACGGTTATATGCTGAAAATGGTGTAAATCCATATGCAGGTTGTTTGCCTTTATTAGTACAAATGCCAATCTTAATGGCTTTATGGCAATCAATTTCTCGTGTTCCTGCGTTGAGTCAAGGTCACTTCTTATGGTTGAACCTAGGGAACGCTGACCCAACCTTTATTTTACCAGTGTTGGCTGCCATCTTTACATTTGCAAGTACGTATTTATCAAGCATGAGCCAAGTGGAATCGAATGCTTCATTGAAAGTCATGAATTTTGCGATGCCAGTGATGATCTTAGTTATGGGGGTCAATTTAGCCAGTGGACTTTCACTATACTGGGTAGTATCAAATGCTTTCCAAGTGTTCCAAACACTATTGATCAATAATCCATTTAAAATCAAACGTGAGCGTGAAGAAGAAGCACAACGTATCCGTGAAAAAGAACGTGCTTTGCGTAAGGCACAAAGTCCTAAGAAAAAACGTAAAAAATAA
- the jag gene encoding RNA-binding cell elongation regulator Jag/EloR, with the protein MPIYEAATVDEAVEIGLNELGLAKEQVAIEILDEGKKGFLGMGKRNAKLSIEPNISEVVSETIEETVEEVLEETSVQTENTGEIEPEDLIEEKSELGDDAALSELATYLTEISQQLNAPAVVKMTREANLIVFHLETDKQGLLIGKHGKTLNALQYLAQVFIHRVAGNKLSVVVNVGNYREKRQEIIQRLAERTAEKVLRTGQPVFLEPMPAFERKQIHAALSKHDGVQTHSEGDEPYRYLVVEPAK; encoded by the coding sequence ATGCCGATTTATGAAGCTGCAACCGTAGATGAAGCTGTTGAAATTGGATTGAATGAGTTAGGACTAGCAAAAGAGCAAGTCGCTATTGAGATACTTGATGAAGGAAAAAAAGGATTTCTCGGAATGGGAAAAAGAAATGCCAAACTTTCAATCGAACCGAATATCAGCGAAGTTGTCTCTGAAACGATTGAAGAAACCGTAGAAGAAGTGTTGGAAGAAACATCTGTTCAAACAGAAAATACGGGTGAAATCGAACCTGAGGACTTGATTGAAGAAAAAAGTGAATTAGGTGACGACGCAGCTTTATCGGAATTAGCAACCTATCTCACTGAGATCTCCCAGCAACTAAATGCACCAGCTGTAGTAAAAATGACAAGAGAAGCGAATTTGATCGTCTTCCATTTAGAAACGGATAAACAAGGTCTGTTGATCGGCAAACATGGAAAAACGTTAAATGCTTTGCAATATTTGGCGCAAGTGTTCATTCATCGAGTAGCCGGTAATAAACTCTCTGTCGTGGTAAACGTAGGCAACTATCGTGAAAAACGACAAGAGATCATCCAACGTTTAGCTGAGCGCACCGCAGAAAAAGTCTTGCGTACAGGACAGCCTGTATTTTTAGAACCGATGCCTGCGTTTGAACGCAAACAAATTCACGCGGCGTTAAGTAAACATGACGGAGTACAAACCCACTCAGAAGGTGATGAACCATATCGTTACTTAGTTGTCGAACCAGCCAAATAG